The Haloarcula sp. DT43 genome includes a region encoding these proteins:
- a CDS encoding class II aldolase/adducin family protein, producing the protein MTAQDIPHYETRNAICEYGRSLLDDDLTTGTGGNLSARLDETHIAISPSGVPYEDIEPADVPVVRTDGTVVEGDIEPSTELPMHLAVYRERPAVGGVVHTHSPYATTFASLGEPIPASHYLLSFTGTEVPVAEYRTHATEELGEAAVDALGESFNATLLRNHGVLTADETLDDAYTVALMVEYCARIHHQARAIGEPEILPDEEIDRLADKLDSYGQ; encoded by the coding sequence ATGACAGCCCAAGATATTCCACACTACGAGACGCGTAACGCTATCTGCGAGTACGGCCGAAGCCTGCTCGACGACGACCTGACGACCGGCACGGGGGGGAACCTCAGCGCCCGGCTCGACGAGACCCACATCGCCATCAGCCCGTCTGGAGTTCCCTACGAGGACATCGAACCCGCGGACGTTCCGGTCGTACGGACCGACGGGACTGTCGTCGAGGGCGACATCGAGCCGTCGACGGAACTGCCGATGCATCTGGCCGTCTACCGCGAGCGACCGGCGGTCGGCGGCGTCGTCCACACCCACTCGCCGTACGCGACGACCTTCGCCTCGCTGGGCGAGCCGATACCGGCCTCGCACTATCTCCTCTCCTTTACCGGGACGGAGGTGCCCGTCGCCGAGTACCGGACACACGCGACGGAGGAACTCGGCGAAGCGGCCGTCGACGCGCTGGGCGAGTCGTTCAACGCCACGCTGTTGCGCAACCACGGCGTGTTGACCGCCGACGAGACGCTGGACGACGCCTACACGGTCGCGCTGATGGTCGAGTACTGCGCCCGCATCCACCACCAGGCCCGGGCCATCGGCGAGCCGGAAATCCTCCCCGACGAGGAGATAGACCGGCTGGCCGACAAGCTCGACAGCTACGGGCAGTGA